The following proteins are co-located in the Doryrhamphus excisus isolate RoL2022-K1 chromosome 3, RoL_Dexc_1.0, whole genome shotgun sequence genome:
- the rbm14b gene encoding RNA-binding protein 14b, with product MDKSHTVKLFVGNLALDTTQEELSAIFEPYGHVVSCSVLRQFAFVHLQGEGAAERAIRELNGREFRGRNLVVEESRGRPLHSTKVFVGNLSGMCTTEDLQQLFQTFGKVLECDKVKGYAFVHMENKEDALQAIEALHGTSFKGRPLSVELSKVQPSKQTPTGKLPCVNCGKQGHYAGECPVGKPTLEQYQSQAAVLAAAAAAAAGLPLQVQQSVHNSVYNTSTFDPTYAALTGISTGTRTDGNPVSPAVYGALASQVYGANVANQLYGSVANQAALTSGAAQVYSSVTPNLYGQVAANPAAAYTTPVYTPTMGNPIYLAAAPGIDMPAAAAAAAAVNPAYTVAPAPAYAHITAMGAADPATAIFEAARQAHYFAQGQHVVAEQQAAAVAKSGERDRSPLRRTASLLPDPIMKPFIYQRAKPRRSLLPTPAGRTAEEAASEVAEDPVARYYADYYHQLQQYPQFQYAYPSPGAVTALAGMPAVPTMTTQPVATLDALRPVVPAAAAVAAAMATPRVYEPPLPPPTRKESILRRPELSLHTPEPPFR from the exons ATGGACAAGAGCCACACGGTGAAGCTCTTTGTGGGCAACCTCGCGTTGGACACCACCCAGGAGGAGCTGTCAGCCATCTTTGAGCCGTACGGGCACGTGGTCAGTTGCAGCGTGCTGCGACAGTTCGCGTTTGTCCACCTGCAGGGTGAAGGCGCCGCCGAGCGGGCCATCCGCGAGCTCAACGGACGGGAATTCCGCGGAAGGAACCTGGTGGTGGAGGAGTCGAGGGGACGGCCGCTTCACTCCACCAAAGTCTTTGTGGGGAATCTGAGCGGCATGTGTACCACTGAGGATCTCCAGCAGCTCTTTCAGACCTTTGGGAAAGTTCTGGAATGTGACAAAGTCAAAG GTTACGCCTTTGTGCACATGGAAAACAAAGAAGATGCGCTTCAGGCCATCGAGGCGCTACATGGCACTTCCTTCAAGGGGCGTCCACTCTCCGTGGAGCTCTCCAAGGTCCAGCCCAGCAAGCAGACACCCACTGGGAAGCTCCCATGTGTCAACTGCGGGAAGCAGGGCCATTACGCCGGTGAGTGTCCCGTGGGGAAACCTACGCTGGAGCAGTACCAGAGTCAGGCCGCCGTCCTGGCTGCCgcggccgccgccgccgccggccTGCCTCTGCAAGTGCAGCAGAGTGTGCACAACTCGGTGTACAACACATCCACGTTTGATCCCACGTACGCCGCCCTGACCGGGATCTCCACCGGCACCCGCACAGACGGCAACCCCGTGAGCCCGGCTGTATACGGTGCCCTTGCCAGTCAGGTGTATGGTGCCAATGTGGCCAATCAGCTGTACGGATCGGTGGCCAATCAGGCAGCTCTGACATCAGGAGCCGCTCAAGTTTACAGTTCGGTCACCCCCAACCTCTACGGGCAGGTGGCAGCCAACCCCGCAGCCGCTTACACAACGCCTGTTTACACACCGACCATGGGCAACCCCATCTACTTGGCTGCCGCTCCGGGGATAGACATGCCCGCAGCGGCGGCTGCGGCGGCGGCAGTCAACCCTGCCTACACTGTTGCACCAGCGCCCGCCTACGCTCACATCACCGCCATGGGTGCAGCCGATCCTGCGACGGCCATCTTTGAAGCGGCTAGGCAGGCACATTATTTTGCTCAGGGTCAGCATGTTGTGGCCGAGCAGCAGGCAGCGGCGGTGGCCAAGTCCGGGGAACGAGACCGGAGTCCCCTGCGAAGGACGGCCTCCCTCCTGCCAGACCCCATCATGAAGCCGTTTATTTACCAGAGAGCCAAACCACGGCGCTCGCTACTCCCGACGCCTGCCGGGCGCACTGCTGAGGAGGCAGCATCCGAGGTGGCCGAGGACCCTGTAGCAAG GTACTATGCCGACTACTACCACCAGCTGCAGCAGTACCCTCAGTTCCAGTACGCCTACCCCTCACCGGGGGCTGTGACCGCGCTTGCTGGCATGCCGGCGGTGCCCACCATGACTACCCAGCCCGTAGCCACGCTGGACGCCCTCAGGCCAGTGGTTCCCGCCGCCGCGGCTGTGGCAGCTGCCATGGCCACGCCCAGGGTGTATGAGCCGCCGTTGCCGCCGCCCACACGCAAGGAGTCCATCCTCCGCCGCCCCGAACTCTCCCTTCACACGCCTGAGCCCCCTTTCCGATAG